One window of Perca fluviatilis chromosome 12, GENO_Pfluv_1.0, whole genome shotgun sequence genomic DNA carries:
- the LOC120570388 gene encoding galactose-specific lectin nattectin-like has protein sequence MASVFPFALLLCLSSGLLAAYGQACCPNGWTPFGSRCFAFYIQTKTWIDAETFCQTAGGTLASIRSAEEHAFIKDFIFQVTGTHRASWIGGFDAVKEGWWMWTDGSKFNYKSWNAGEPNSGGVENCLTMNWGVNWNDWVCTNQAAFVCSKNLCV, from the exons ATGGCGTCAGTCTTCCCATTTGCTTTGTTGCTCTGTTTGTCCAGTGGACTGTTGGCTGCATAT GGTCAAGCTTGCTGCCCTAATGGTTGGACTCCGTTTGGCTCTCGCTGTTTCGCTTTCTACATCCAGACAAAGACCTGGATCGATGCAGAG ACCTTCTGCCAGACCGCTGGTGGGACTCTGGCTTCCATCCGCTCAGCTGAGGAACATGCATtcatcaaagacttcattttcCAAGTGACCGGTACACACAGAGCTTCCTGGATCGGAGGCTTTGACGCAGTGAAG GAGGGTTGGTGGATGTGGACTGATGGATCCAAATTCAACTACAAAAGCTGGAATGCGGGGGAGCCTAACAGCGGTGGAGTGGAGAACTGTCTTACGATGAACTGGggag TAAACTGGAACGACTGGGTTTGTACCAACCAGGCTGCTTTCGTGTGCTCCAagaacctgtgtgtgtaa